The Vigna unguiculata cultivar IT97K-499-35 chromosome 1, ASM411807v1, whole genome shotgun sequence nucleotide sequence CGGGTTCGATTCCCGGCAATGGcgttttatttatcttttccaGTTTTTTCaccttaaaattattattattttagaattttatttaaatcctAATTTCGAAAAAGTAAATATCAAGTCGTTGTAGTATAGTGGTAAGTATTTCCGCCTGTCACGCGGACGACCCGGGTTCGATCCCCGGCAGCGGCGTTTTATTTACCTTTTTCAGTTTTTCTccttaaaattattgttttagaattataaataagtaatatacTTTTTGTTTGAGGGAGTGAACATTTAATCTGCGTAGTATAGTTGTATGTATCTTTACTTATCGCGATGATGGCTCGAGTTCGATCTTGTTAATCTTGTTAATGGTGTTTAGTTACTTTAGTcaacttaaaattattattttgggtTTGTCAACTagtacataataatataatttgattttaatctcaacaaaatttaaaaactcatCCTtctgatataatttaaattatacaattttttattaacttattgtacaattttttctaactttaagtagtattattatttataataataaaaaacattatattttaaatagtacGGTACAAACCACatgaaactaaataaaataattatcaaaatttaatattaaaataaaaaataaccttatattataaagataaaaataaactcaAATACGTTTTTAGTTCCcgaaatacatattttttttggttCCTAACAAATACTCGACTttcaattcttaaaaaaataatactttggatcttgttatttaatttaagtttttgtATAATACTTCTCTTACAATTCCTATAATAGCTTTTCATTCTTAATTACTCTTTAAATAGAATCCAAAAGAAACAAATGAACACGTTATAAGGACAAATAAAAAACTGAGTGGACTACCAAAATTATAGGAACTAAATgtcaaaataaagtgaataaaacAAGGCTTCAcgatttatttaagtttaaattattcAGACTGTTATATTTATCAAAGTCTAAGGTGTAAATGAGCTCATTTGAGAAGGTACAAAAAGGAATTTAAATTCGAACCATCATTGTATATCACTTGAATCTAAGTAATTCTATTCAAACCAACAGATCATTAACCCTCTCATATGAAACTAATATTCAAATGTTCGCATTAGTAGATACTCATTTAATTACAGTATCTTGAAACTGAACACAACTATATACTCCACGATTTTGCTTCCAAAtggtattataatattatatttcttttgctCTAAAACTTGTACATTATACCTGCATATTGAATTCCAGCCTGATTTGATTATGTGAAGGAAActaatatatgtgtgtgtgagaCAGAGAGATCGATTAACACGACTACATTGGCAGCAGCTCCAGATCAATAAATTTGTGggtaattttatttgaaaaaattcacGGAACAGAATGACAGACCTGAGGTGAGTAATCATAATGTAAGACAGCTTGTGTGAAAAGACAATTATTGCATTCTATGTTAACATAGGGACAAATTCAAGAACCATATTCGAACTGTTTGGTGCCTAGTAGAGTATAAATAACATACAAGGCGTTAACAGTAATCTGAGACTCAATTTTATTCATCTATATCATGTCTTCTCAATCCAGGAGCACGTTACAAAGTCGTCTCTTCTTTCTACTTCGCTTCGTTTCTTCATCGGCCAACtgcacatttttaaaaaattgtgtaaatTATGTTAGAAATATGAACACCAAGTTGAGGTAATGTGGAATAATGAAAAGAAACGAATGACTTTGCGGAACGTGACAAAAAGCCACTGGCCACGGTGGGTTACGGAGATAGCTTCCTAGTTACTACTAACATGCTTACAATTCGTCTATTTAGAAGAATAACAAATGACACCAAATTATTCTAAAACATGATTTGATACTTCTTTTAGCTTTACCTCAGTATTGACTAAATGAGGGACCCGAACCCTTTTGGAGCCATCGGGTAAACGCTTACAAGGTGAAGGGTTTTCCAAATCAGTGAAAGCATTGCAAACCTGCAAACAAATCACAACCACGAATGCAAAGGTACATTTGAGTTAGAACATGAAGAATTCCAAAAACCCAGGTAAACATGTTTTGTTCATTAACTAAGGGAATTTATTTCTTCACATTTACTGATAACTGAAGCTTCCATCTTAAAAGGCCTATAgaactataaaaataggaagAAAATATGTGAACTGTTTCGATACCTGACTTTGGATAGCCCCTACTAACATGTCCTGACAGCCAGATGCATGCACGTTTTCTAAACTAGGGCACTGAAGCAGCAGTCTCTCTGtaaaaaaatggtgaaaaagGATGAAACAACTATTTAAGGAAAAAATCCGTAATGTTGCATCAATTTTTCAGCTGATAATGGCCATAGAACGAGTGTGAAAATACTACCTGGGTGTAAATTTGTACAAGAATTTAAATTCAGATCCTTGAGCTGAGTGCAGTTTAAATATAAGGCCTGtatattaattcaaaataaaaaattccaaaTATTAGAAGCGTGAGAAACTAACATGCTCAATAAACTTGGGCAGTGAAATAAAACTTACATCCAAGCCTGAACATCCCCATAAACTAAGTTTCTTTAAACAGCTGTGTTTGATGATTAGCTTTTGGTTTGTAAGGTGTACATTAGTAATAGAAGTCTTCTGTAGTTTGTGGTGGTTATTTTCATCGGCAATTGAATTGTCAGAATCCGGTTCACATATTGTCATGCCACAGTCCATAATTTCAAGATGTGGCAATTGAGCAGTAGCAAACTGAATGCCACCTGAAACGTAAGATAAAGCAGTTAAGGTAGAAATAAACCAAATGAAAGTTAGTAAATCAGTTGAGTATAAAACAGTGATTACTTGAAGTCACATTAGGGCAAAGAGCTAGAAGGAGTCTTGTCAATGTTTCAGAGAACACATTGCAAATCATGCTAATGCCACTGTCACTGACGCTGGATCTGTTATATAAGTTAAACCGTTAAAACAGAACACAATCAGATACTCAGTATCCAATAACATTAACCACTTCTATGtcaatagactaatttcaaaaacattgaTCAATCTAAAGGCTACTTTATATCGTAACATTAATCATTCTCCATTAACAATAACCAATCTAGCAACTAATTGACCGGTGATTGTAGAGTTTTAGAAAAACCGCTGTATTAGGCTAAAGACTGCAGTTGGCTGAAGAGAATCTATTTTGGTCACGCGCCCACTCATAAAGCATGCAGTACTGTTCTGGATTTTCCACTACTATATAAAATGTACTGTATCGAATTGCAACAGACCTTTAATCTTTTCCATTTTCTAAGACATGCATATTTTCAGGACATTGAAGGAAACCAGAATGGAAGAACACATACCCACTGAGATCAAGCAATTCCAGATTTGGATAGCTTGAGGCAATGGCAGCAACAGATGCATCAGTAACATCAGATCCAGAAACAAGTGAAAGCATTCGCAGCCCCCTAATTAACAGAACCAACAAAACATCAAGCCAAATATTGCAACACccattcaaatttcaaatataacCAATGACGCATAGATACCATACATCTATCAATATCATACATGCCTGATATGACAGTATGATTACTGTAAAAAAGTATAGCAAATTAATTTGCATACGATGTCtttaaatatctataaaaatttataaaacacataaataaataaatacataattctaattttgcaaattcaaattaaaaccaGTTCTAGACATTAGTACATGactaagaaataaataaaaattacaaatcacTGTCATCATAAATTACTTCCTATTCTCTACGAATAGGAATAGTACCATGCTCATTCCTTTCTTGAGGGGAGTTACTATTGGAGTAGTGCTTcaatgtttttataatatacaTGTTTCTATACCTTGCATGTAGCTAGCTACTAGATTCTCATACATTTCTTTAAGCGGTGCGAGATACTTAACAAATATGTACCAGTGAAATATCCAAAATTCTTAGTATCTGACACATTGCCATATGAAACAGGTAAAAGTGCTAGTGATTCATCGcatataacaaaacaaaaagtaaatgaGGATGGCAATAGCTCCTATAAATAGTGGTTGCTTATTAAAGAAACTGttaggaaaacaaaaatatatatttcataaaaaatagtaattatatatgtttataatgCAAAAATCGTGACAACAACTACAAATGAAATAAACCTATGCTCATTCTATGCATGCCTAGCTAGTACAAACTTAAGTTGACATTAACATTGACGGCTATATGGATTATGGTAAAGCTTAAATCCCCTTGCACAATTCAAAAAGGAGGACACCAATCCTAGACTTAAACAAACCTTAGCTGAGCAGCAGTAAGAGCGAGCACCGCAGTATGAGAAAGCTGCACTGAATATATACGTATGTTTTGCAACCTGGGGCAACTTCTTCCCCAACCTTCAACCATGGTTGCAAGATCAGTACTGCCCTTTTCTCGATGAGAAAACTTCAATGAAATCTCCCTCAACTGAGGACAATTAAAAACCTACCAATTCAGAGCACCTATTAGTAACCAGAGTTCACTCCGAAGCTAAGATCAAAGGGATATATCAAATTCAGAAATTTAACAAATCGCACAGAATTAAAAGATAGAAAAGTAATATTACCATCTTAGAATGAGAGTACAGATCGGACAGCCAAATGGTAGAAAGACTAGAAGAACAAAGAACGAAGCCTCCAAGGCTAGAACAACCTTCCATCTTAAGGCTTTTGAGGCTCTTTTTATCAGCAACAAATCGACCTAACTCACTCCTGCAGAGTTAAAGTTGCACGCCAGGCAAAGTTAATCAGTAAAAAGTAGTATCCTCTGGTTAAGTTTGCATATTTCAATACTACTACAAATTGTTTATAGCCTGTTTTGTTACCTCTCAAAACTATCGTTCTCAAATGTATGTAAAGcttagtttttatattatttctttgaaTGTCACTCCTCTAGATCAACCAAAATCTATAAACAAAAGGACCTCAAAGATTTGGAAAGACAAACTTACCTAATCAATCAATCCAATAATAATACCAAATCTGCAATTATTAGGTGCAATTGTTAACTTTAATAAAAACCCTCAATCTGACATTCCAAAACCCTAACTAGAATTCGAATAAAGAATTTTGTCTCGTTGAACCAAGCCAGAATCACGTGTTGACATGTAAAACTTCACCTTACACAAGCTGCAAACTCTGGTGTTCAACagcttgaaaaaaaaagtacatacAAATAAAAAGGTAAGAACGTGAAAAATACCCAGTGATTCGATTGACTGCAGAATCAGAAACCGAAATCTCCAAAAATGTCAAATTAGGGCACGAAAATGCAATGCAAGCCAGCATCGTGGAATCCAGGTCACTGCAAGATCAAGGGCCATAGTTTACCGTTAAAATCCGAATtcaatacaaattattttgtatCCTGGGAATCATAAGCAAGGTAGTCTTTTTATCAGATCCTTGTCCAAATTATAGTATCGTGTTCTTCGGAACTGACCTTTTCTTCTCCATAATCAAATCGCATCTTATGGATTCCAAAACATCTTGCAACTCAGTGCAGACATAAAGGAATCCATGTTTCAAATTACACtgttcattttcattattttcattatcggataagttaaagaaataaaaagaatccGGACCTTTCCATTACAAGAGAGAGGTTCACAATCCCTGGACACTTCTGCAACATCGACGCCACGAAACCCACCTGAACACTCGCCCGAACCCTAAGTCTTAACTCTTCAGCCGCCTTCCACAATCTCTTCGTCATATCCCTCCAGCCTCTGGACACCTTTGCCGCCGTTAAGAGTCCCGACGGCGGGAGCCTCTTTAACACGTCCCAAAGGACATTCCCCGGCAATCCAGACGAATCCAGATCATCGCCCTGGGGCCACACGGCGGTGGACTCCGATGGATCGAGACCGTCGGGTTCTTCGTCATCGAAGGAGAGAGCGCGACGCGGGCGGAGAGGAGGGCAGCGAGCGGCAGAGACAGAGGAAGGAGCAGATGCCGCCACGGAGAGGGAAGAGTTGCAAGGGGTGGCGGAAGAGGAGGTGACAGGGGTACTGACGGTGCAGATATGGCCCTTTTTAGGGAGACCGCAGCGGCCGCAGTTGTAGTTACCGCGTCTCTTGCCGAACTTTGCTTGGGAAGAGACGGAAGGTTTTGGGTGAAAGTGTTGCATGGTGTGAACTGTGTGAAGTGATGGATCTTGGCGGAGACAGACACAGTGGAAGCTGCGAGATGTAACATAAAAACAAAGGCTTAGAGCGGGAGAGTTCGCGCCATATTTGTTTCCCTCCTTTCCCTCATATGTGTTtcactgtttttgtttttgttttttcgtTTCCTTCTTAGGGGTGTTCAATCTGCtaccatttattttattaaattcttgtctgaattaaatataaaaattaagtatcTAAGAATCAAATCAATGTTTTACCTTTCTCTTTAAATCAGATTTTATGTTTCTTATTACTGTAATTATAGTTTTAACTTTTCCtcctatttataaataaattatatcattttataactaaaaattataattcaatcttttcttatatttttcattaataaaatatattacaaaaataaaatataatcacattataattacaaataaaaataatatatatatatatatatatatatatatatactttagtGGAACACACATGTTAACATAATGTGTTCactttttctataataaaaataaaaaaattatttttattataattacaaaagtaaaaattgtttttaattatatttaaaaatattgaaaattatttaaattaaaaaaaaacagatataattattttaatttaaaaaatatatatttaaagataaattcaaaaaatatacacatcaatctagataattctttttttatgtaatagaatagatttttttaaatgataacaTTTGCATCAAGTTTAATTGTTTTGTAATTACTCTTTACTTGTCTAAAATAAAATCCGTCATAGTTGATagtttgtaataaattttatctaatcattaataagtttttaaatacAGTATGCACCTTTTCCATTTTTGCATGGTCGAAGGCttatttatgaaaactaattaatttcataaaaatattatgataaaataattctaaacttagcttttatctttttcattttatttagaatgaattcataaatataatttcgAGAAACAAATACGATCGATAACAGTTGAATTCAAAAGATCCAACtgttaacttaatttttaaagatttatattattacatattaaaattcggataaaaaaaatactaaagatACTAGCCGTATAACTATTACTATATCACtttatataattagtttaatagtttttattcgtaaagcattaattaatatatttattaaatataatatattaattagttttaataattataatatagataaattaaatatatggaATTCtggttatattatatatatacagagTTTTAGTTCTGGTGATAAGTGTATTTTTGTAAAGTCCACTCTACTTTTTGtccctaatgtttaagggtcTACCATAATCTGTTGGGTTAAGGCTAGTTTATAGGGTGTCCAAAACTCCAAAACCAGCCATAACCCTCTCACTTTGCCCATTTTTAGAAACTGTTCATTTTCCTTCTCCCCTTTCTACTTCAGAAATCTCTTATAGGGTTTGAGTGAGCTCCCTTATTTCCTCTTAATTGAATGTTTCCTATGTAAGTTTAACTTCACTCTCCTCTTCTCTTTCTGCATTCCAGTTACATTGTTCTGTTTTGGGTCGTTCCTAGAGGCTCACTCTCATTCCTATGTTCATACCTTACAGCTATTGCGCTCGTTCTTAGAGCTAAGGTGCCTCCTCCGTCAGTGTTTAGTTTAGCTCTActaacaggtaagggaagttagggtttttcgTA carries:
- the LOC114177242 gene encoding F-box/LRR-repeat protein 17-like; the encoded protein is MQHFHPKPSVSSQAKFGKRRGNYNCGRCGLPKKGHICTVSTPVTSSSATPCNSSLSVAASAPSSVSAARCPPLRPRRALSFDDEEPDGLDPSESTAVWPQGDDLDSSGLPGNVLWDVLKRLPPSGLLTAAKVSRGWRDMTKRLWKAAEELRLRVRASVQVGFVASMLQKCPGIVNLSLVMESDLDSTMLACIAFSCPNLTFLEISVSDSAVNRITGSELGRFVADKKSLKSLKMEGCSSLGGFVLCSSSLSTIWLSDLYSHSKMVFNCPQLREISLKFSHREKGSTDLATMVEGWGRSCPRLQNIRIYSVQLSHTAVLALTAAQLRGLRMLSLVSGSDVTDASVAAIASSYPNLELLDLSGSSVSDSGISMICNVFSETLTRLLLALCPNVTSSGIQFATAQLPHLEIMDCGMTICEPDSDNSIADENNHHKLQKTSITNVHLTNQKLIIKHSCLKKLSLWGCSGLDALYLNCTQLKDLNLNSCTNLHPERLLLQCPSLENVHASGCQDMLVGAIQSQVCNAFTDLENPSPCKRLPDGSKRVRVPHLVNTELADEETKRSRKKRRLCNVLLD